Proteins encoded by one window of Culicoides brevitarsis isolate CSIRO-B50_1 chromosome 2, AGI_CSIRO_Cbre_v1, whole genome shotgun sequence:
- the LOC134830651 gene encoding carbohydrate sulfotransferase 11, whose protein sequence is MMTTSFTIKNCNLIIRRNFLSVLLLIIIKTCVSTEIFSYDHKIELTQSVNLERQELLQKVCDRDGAKNKLTDLSEEQLDHLLVDKEHKLLYCYVPKVACTNWKRVMMIMTGKWNGTDPLQVPASLAHSYGMFDKFSALNASDRDEVLTNYTRFIVVRHPFERLLSAYRNKLEGDLPSAQYFQSRIGRLIVKNFRPHATNESLIRGNDVTFNEFVQYLLTPELSRSYLANSSANEHWESISQLCFPCIFRYNVISKYETIVDDAALLLEKIHVTNVTFPIGQKTSGTSEKLIKYYSALPLHMLSKLKNLYETDFKLFGYGLEDILGIELG, encoded by the exons atgatgacgacgagttTCACGATAAAAAACTGCAATCTAATCATTCGGCGGAACTTTTTATCAGTATTATtactaataattataaaaacatgTGTTTCGacggaaattttttcgtatgatCATAAAATAGAGTTGACTCAAAGTGTGAATCTGGAAAGGCAGGAATTGCTGCAAAAGGTCTGTGATCGCGATGGAGCGAAAAATAAGTTGACAGACTTGAGTGAGGAGCAGTTGGATCACTTGTTGGTCGATAAGGAACATAAATTGTTGTATTGTTACGTGCCGAAG GTTGCCTGCACAAATTGGAAACGTGTCATGATGATTATGACAGGTAAATGGAATGGAACTGATCCATTACAAGTGCCCGCTAGTTTGGCACATTCGTACGGCATGTTTGATAAATTCTCGGCACTCAACGCCAGCGACAGAGACGAGGTTTTGACAAATTACACGCGATTTATTGTCGTCCGGCATCCATTTGAGCGTCTTTTGTCGGCGTATCGCAACAAATTGGAGGGAGATTTGCCCAGTGCGCAGTACTTTCag tcACGTATCGGTCGTTTGATAGTGAAAAATTTCCGCCCGCATGCCACGAACGAATCTCTTATCCGGGGTAACGACGTGACATTTAACGAATTTGTCCAGTATCTCCTCACGCCCGAGCTGAGTCGCAGTTATCTCGCCAACTCATCGGCAAACGAACATTGGGAAAGCATCTCCCAGCTTTGTTTCCCCTGCATTTTTCGCTATAACGTCATTAGCAAATACGAGACGATTGTCGATGATGCAGCTTTGctccttgaaaaaattcacgtaACGAACGTAACTTTCCCAATTGGACAAAAAACCTCCGGAACGagtgaaaaattgatcaaatattaTTCCGCATTGCCTCTTCACATGTTAagcaaacttaaaaatttgtacgaaACTGATTTCAAGCTCTTTGGATACGGGCTGGAAGACATCTTAGGCATCGAATtaggataa